Within Actinosynnema pretiosum, the genomic segment GCGACCACCGCCGCCAAGCCACCACCAATGACTGGCACACCTCCCGGCCAGTCCCCGCCGACGCCCCGACTGCCCTCGGGGCGTCGGCGCCACGGCACGACCCGCGCCGAGACCGTGGCCGTGGCCACGGCCACGCCGAGGCCATGGCGCGACCCAGCGGTCATGCCATGGGCACACCCCAACGATGGCTGTGCACACGGACCAGCGGCGGTATCCGGTGTGGTCCTGGCCGCCTGGCCGCCTGGCCGCCTGGCCGCCTGGCCGCCTGGCCGCCTGGCCGCCTGGCCGCCTGGCCGCCTGGCCGCCTGGCCGCCTGGCCGCCTGGCCGCCTGGCCGCCTGGCCGCCTGGCCGCCTGGCCGCCTGGCCGCCTGGCCGCCTGGCCGCCTGGCCGCCTGGCCGCCTGGCCGCCCGCCCGACCGCCCGGTCAGGCTCGTAGCCGGAGCCCCTTCGGAGTCGCCCGGAACCCCGCTTCCTGGAGCACACCCGCCAACTTCGAACCCAATGCCACCTCCCCGTCCGCCCGCTGCACGGACAACTGCCCGAGCCACCCGTCGCGCACCGCCCGGCTCAACCCCTGCGCCGCGGCACGCAAGGGCTCGTCCTCCTCGGTGAACGACAGCAGTGACTTCCCGCCCCGCTCGACGTACAGCACGGCCTCCCCGTCGACGAGCACGGCCAACGCCCCCGCCTTGCGCCCCGGCCGGTGCTTGCCACCACCAACCTGCTCCGGCCACGACAGCGCCGCCCCGTACGGCTGCGCCGGATCCGCCGCCGCCAGCACCACGGCGGTAGGCCCGGACACCGCCGAACCCGCCGATCGCGCCTGACCACCCCACCCGGCCGAACCGTCGAATCCCACCGAACCACCGAATCCCGTCGGGCCGCCGAACCCCGCCGAATCAGCAGGCCCCGCCGAACCGGCAGACCCAACCGAATCAGCAGACCTGGCAGATTCCACCGACCAGTTCGGTTCCGGCCCCGCCCACTCCGACCCCGTCCGGCCCGGTGGGGCCGACAAGGCGCGCAGGCGGTCCACCGCGCCCCGTGCCGCGAACTGCGCCGCGCCAAGGCCCTCGACCACGTAGCCGCGCACCACCTGCCCCGACTCCTCCATCGCGCGCAGCACCCGGTACACCGCGCTGAACCCGCCGGTCACCCGCTCGGTGTCCAGCGCGCCCCTGGTCAGCACGCCGTGGCGCTCCAGGAACGCCTCCGCCCGCGCGTGCGCCCTGCGCGTCGGGTCCGGCGACGGGACCACCGCCAGCGACCAGCGGCCCGCCACCGTCGGCGGCCCGGTTCGGCTGGGCATGTCCGGGCGGGTCGCGCGCATCCGGGTGTAGCGGCCCCTCGGCGTCGCGCGCTTCGGCTTGTGCGCGCCACCCCCCGACACCAGCGCGCGCAGCGGGGCCAGGGTGTCGTTCGTGACCAGGCCCGCCCACACCAGGTCCCACAGCGCGCCGACCACCTCCTGGTCGGTCGTCGGGCCCTGCAGCGCCACCCGGTCCACCACCTGCCGGAAGAACAGCGCCCCGCCCGCCAGCGCCTCCACCACGGCCGTGTGCAGCGGCGACTCCGGCGCCGACTCCGGGACCAGGTCCGGCAGCAGCAGGTCCGCCACGTCGGTCGGGGCCAGCGCCACCCAGCCGTCGCCGCCCGCCAGCGCCCCGCACCCCGTCCAGGTCACCTCGCCCACCGCGGTCAGCTCATCCAGCAGCGCCGGGTGGTAGCCGGGCAGCCGGGCGGGCAGCAGCAGCGACTCGACCGCGCTCGCGGGCAGCGGCGCGCCCGCCAGCTGCTCCACCACCGCGTACACGTCGTCCGCGGTCGGGGCCCCGCGCACCCGCCTGCCGACGCCGTGCCAGCCCGGCAGGAACCGGCCCAGCGCGGCGGGCTCCACCGGCTCCACCTCGGAGCGCAGCCTCGCCAGCGACGACCTGCGCAACCGCCGCAGCACCTCCGCGTCGCAGTACTCGGTGTGCGTACCGCCCGGCCGCAGCTCCCCGCGCACCAGCCGTCCCGTCGCGGCCATCCGCTCCAGCACCCCGGTCACCACGGCCACCCCGAGCCCGAACCGCTCCGCGGCCTGCCCCGCCGGGAACGGCCCGTGCGTGCGCGCGTACCGGCCCAGCAGGTCGCCCAGCGGGTCCGCCACCGGCTCGGTGAACACCTCGGGCACGCCCACCGGCAGCGCGACGCCCAGCGCGTCCCGGACCCGCCCGGCGTCCTCGATCGTGATCACCCGCTCGTGGCCCGCGATCCGCACCCGGATCGCCCGCCGCGCCGCCACCAGCTCCGTCAGCCACTCCGGCCGCACGCCCCGCTCGGCGGCCTCCTCCTCGGACAGGTCGCCGAGGAAGCGCAGCAGGTCGGCCGCCCCCTCGGCGTCCCGCGCGTGCCGGTCGGGCGCGAGCCGCTGCAGCGCCCGCTCGACCTCCTCCAGCACCTCCGGGTCGAGCAGCTCCCGGATCGCCTCCGACCCCAGCAGCTCCGCCAGCAGCGCCGAGTCCAGCGACAGCGCCGCCGCCCGCCGCTCGGCCAGCGGGGTGTCCGCCTCGTACAGGAACATCCCGACGTACCCGAACAGCAGGCTCCGCGCGAACGGCGACGGCGACGGCGTCTCCACCTCCACCACGCGCACCCGCCTGGCCCGCACGTCGGCCATCAGCTCCCGCAGCCCCGGCACGTCGTACACGTCCTGCAGGCACTCCCGCATCGCCTCCAGCACCACCGGGAAGCTCTCGTACTTCGAGGCGACCGACAGCAGTTGCGCCGCCCGCTGCCGCTGCTGCCACAGCGGGGTGCGCCGCCTCGGGTCGCGCCGGGGCAGCAGCAGCGAGCGGGCCGCGCACTCCCGGAACCTGGCCGCGAACAGCGCCGACCCGCCCACCTCGGCGACCACGACCTGCTCCACCTCGTCCGGGTCGAGCAGCACGTCCTCCGCGCCCGCCACGGCCTGCCCGCCCTCGGCGTCCACCGCGTCCGGCAGCCGCACCACGATCCCGTCGTCCGAGTGCGCCACCTGCGCGTCCACCCCGCGCCGCTCCCGCAGCCGCGCCCCGATCGCCAGCGCCCACGGCGCGTTGACCTGCGCCCCGAACGGCGAGTGCACCACGAGCCGCCAGTCGCCCAGCTCGTCGCGGAACCGCTCCACCAGCACCGCCCGGTCGCTCGGCACGTGCCCGGTCGCCTCGCGCTGCTCCTTCAGGTAGGTCAGCAGGTTCGCCGTCGCCCACTCGTCCAGCCCGGCCGCCGCCGCGCGCCCCACCGCCTCGGGCTCGGGCAGCGCCGACACCTCCCGCAGGAACCGCCCGAGCGCCCGCCCCAGCTCCAGCGGCCTCCCCGGCGCGTCGCCCTTCCAGAACGGCATCCGCGCGGGCTGACCGGGCGCGGGCACCACGACCACGCGGTCGTGGGTGATGTCCTCGACCCGCCACGACGAGGTGCCCAGCAGGAACGTGTCGCCCACCCGCGACTCGTAGACCATCTCCTCGTCCAGCTCGCCCACCCGCGAGCCCGGCTTGGACTCCGAGGCCGGGGTCATCACCGCGAACAGCCCCCGGTCCGGGATCGTGCCGCCGGACGTCACCGCGAGCCGCTGCGCGCCGGGCCGCCCGCGCAGCTCCCCGGTCACCCGGTCCCAGGTGATCCTCGGCCGCAGCTCGCCGAACTCCTCGCTCGGGTACCGGCCCGCCAGCATGTCCAGCACCGCCAGCAGCGCCGACTCGGGCAGCCCGGCGAACGGCGCGGCCCCGCGCACCACCCGCGCCAGGTCCTCCACCGACCACGGCTCCAGCGCGACCATCGCCACCACGTGCTGCGCCAGCACGTCGAGCGGGTTGCGCGGGTACCGCACCGCCTCGATCGCGCCGTCCCGCATCCGCTCGGCCACCACCGCGCACGACACCAGGTCGCCCCGGAACTTGGGGAACACCACCCCGCGCGACACCGCGCCCACCTGGTGCCCGGCCCGGCCGACCCGCTGCAACCCCGACGCGACCGTGGGCGGCGCCTCCACCTGCACCACCAGGTCCACCGCGCCCATGTCGATGCCCAGCTCCAGCGAGGACGTCGCCACCACGCACGGCAGCCGCCCCGACTTCAGCTCCTCCTCCACGGACGTGCGCTGCTCGCGCGACATCGACCCGTGGTGGGCGCGGGCGATCACCGGTCCCTCCTGGACCGTCACCCCGGACTGGCCGACCGCCGCCGCCGGGAACCGCGCCACCGCCGAGCCCGACCCGCCGGTACCAGCGCCTTCGTCAAAGCCGCCCGCACCGGGCTCACCGCTTTCGGCCGCCTCGGCCGCCAGCTCGTTGAGCCGCGCCGTCAACCGCTCCGCCAACCTGCGCGAGTTGGCGAACACGATCGTCGACCGGTGCTCCCGCACCAGCTCCAGCACCCGCTGCTCCACCGACGGCCAGATCGACGTCCGCCGCTCACCGCCCGCCGCAGACCCGCTCACCTCGCCGGTCGGCTCCCCGAGCGCCGACATGTCCTCGACCGGGACCTCGACCCGCACCTCGATCGTCTTGGCGGACTCCGGCTGCACCACCCGCACCGGCCGCCCGCCCGCGAGGAACGCCGACACCTCCTCCACCGGCCGCACCGTCGCCGACAGCCCGATCCGCTGCGCGGGCCGCTCCAGCAGCCCGTCCAACCGCTCCAGCGACAGCGCCAGGTGCGCGCCGCGCTTCGTGCCCGCCACCGCGTGCACCTCGTCCAGGATCACCGTCCGCACCCCGCGCAACGACTCCCGCGCGGCCGAGGTGAGCACCAGGAACAGCGACTCCGGCGTGGTGACCAGCACGTCCGGCGGCTTGCGAGCGAACGCCCTGCGCACGTCCGCGGGCGTGTCCCCGGTCCGCATCCCCACCTCGATGGCGGGCTCCGGCAGCCCCAGCCTGCGCGAGGCCTGCCGGATGCCCGCGAGGGGCGCCCGCAGGTTGCGCTCCACGTCCACCGCCAGCGCCTTCAGCGGCGACACGTACAGCACCCGGCACCGCTCGCGCGGTTCGTCCGGGGGCGGTTCCTGCGCCAGCCGGTCCAGCGCCCAGAGGAACGCGGCCAGCGTCTTGCCCGACCCGGTCGGGGCGATGACCAGCGCGTTCTCCCCGGCGGCAGCGGCCTGCCACGCCCCGGCCTGCGCGGCCGTCGGCGCGGCGAAAGCACCGGCGAACCACTGCCTGGTCGCCGGTGAGAAAGCGGTCGTCACATCCACGGGGCAATCTTGACCGACCGCACCGACAGAACCGGGGCGAAGATCGTTCCGGGGGCCTTCCGCGCCGTTTCCCCGCACTTATCGGGGGTGCCCTTCAGTTGATCACCGGAGAATCCGTCGAAGGTCATCTGACCTGCGCCGGAACCGCCCCCGCCGAGACCCGGCGACCCGCCGTGGGTAAAGATGAGCCTCACTCGGCGGAGTGAATCTCACCTCGTCGGACATCTTCCCGAGACGCCACCGGCGCCCAGCGCGGTGTGGGACGATCACGCCGCTTGCGGACGGAGAGGTGAACATGCGCGTCCTGTCGGTCGACCTGGGGACTTCCAACACCGTCGCGGTACTGGCCGCGCACGGCAGGCCACCGAGGGTGGTCGAGGTGGACGGCTCCGCGACCATGCCCTCCGCCATCTACTGCGAGGAGGGCGGCTCGCTCGTCGTCGGCCGCGACGCCGAGCGCAGGGCCCGCCTCGACCCGTCCCGCTTCGAGCCCAACCCGAAGCGCCGCGTCGACGAGGGCGCGCTGCTGCTCGGCGACGACGTCGTGCCGGTGACCGACGCCCTCGCCGCCGTGCTGCGCCGCGTGCTGGAGGAGACCAACCGCCAGCTGGGCGGCGAGTCGATCGACGAGATTCGGCTCACCCACCCCGCCGAGTGGGGCGCGACCAGGCGCAACGTGCTGCTGTCCAGCGCGCGGCTCGCGGGCGCGGACTGCGAGGTCCTGCTGTTCCCCGAGCCGGTCGCCGCCGCCTCGCACTACGCCTCGCTGTCCGTCGGGCAGGCGCTGGCCGTCTACGACCTCGGCGCGGGCACCTTCGACGTGGCGATCGTCGGCGCGACCCGCGACGGGTTCACCGTGCTCGCCTCCGACGGCCTGCCCGACCTGGGCGGCCTCGACGTGGACCAGGCGCTGCTGGAGCACGTCGGCCGCCAGGTCGCGCACCGCGACCCGGCCCGCTGGCAGCGGCTGCTGCGCCCGGAGAGCACCGGCGACCGGCGGGCCAGGCGCGCGCTGCAGGAGGACGTGCGGGCGGCCAAGGAGTCGCTGTCGCGGCACCCGCACACCGAGGTCCCGATGCCGGAGCCGTTCGAGGACGTGCTGGTCACCCGCGCGGACCTGGAGGCGCTGGTCCGGCCGAGCATGTTGCGCAGCGTCGAGCTGCTGGCCGCCACGATCGGCTCCACCGGGATGACGCCCGCCCAGCTCGCGGGCATCTACCTGGTCGGCGGCTCCAGCCGCATCCCGCTCGTGGCGAACATGATCTCCGAGAAGGTCGGCGTCGTCCCGACCAGCCTCGACCAGCCGGAGACGGCCGTCGCGCTCGGCGCGCACCACGTGCCCAGGGACGGGGTCGCGGCCAGGCCCGACCCGCAGCCCGCGCCGACCGGCGACTCGCCGTCGGCCACCACCGCCTTCCTGCCGCCGATGGCCCATCAGGGCACGCCCGCGCAGGGGATCACGGCGCAGGGGATCACGGCGCAGGGAACGGCGCAGACCCCCGCGAGCAGCGGTCCGCACCAGGTCAACCCGCTGGTCAGCGGGGCGCACCAGGTCGGCCCGAGCACCGGCGGGCACCCGGTGAACCCGGCGGCCAGCGGCCCCTACGCGGTCAACCCGGCGGTCAGCGGCCAGCACCCGAACCCCGCCGTGACCGCCCCGTACGGCCCGCAGCAGTTCAACTTCCCCACCCTCGCGCCGCACCGCCCCGAGCAGCGGAGGGCGGGCAACCGCAACAAGGTGCTCCTGTCGGTCGGCGGCGCGCTGGCCGCGGTGCTGCTGGTCGTGGGCGGCGTGGTCGCGTTCTCCGGGCCGGGCGTGCCGACCGCCGAGGAGTGCAAGAGCGACACCGCCAAGGACGACAAGGGCTTCACCACCTGCCTGCGCCAGCTCGCTGGCTCGGTCGCCGACACCGCCGAGTGCAAGGCGGGCGGCACCGCGGGCGTGTCCGGCGCGATCACGGTCAAGGGCTCGGTCGTCAGCTGCGCCTTCGCGGACGACTACTCGGTGCAGTACGTGCTCACCGAGACGATCACCGGGGCCGAGCGGGACGCGAGCACGGTCGTGGCCTCGCTGAAGTCCGACGTGGTCAAGGCCCGCTGGGGCGGCAACGGCCTGGAGGGCACCTACCAGGCCTCGGCCGACGGCGGGCTCGGGCTGCTGACCTTCGTCGCGGAGGGCAGGCCGCTGCTCGGGATCATCACCAAGAGCGGCAGCTCGGACCTGACGGCGGACGCGCTGGCCGACTTCTTCGAGAAGAACGTCCAGCCGGGCGCCTGACCCCCGTCCGGCCGCTACCGCGCGCGCCCGCGCGCCCGGACGATCAAGCGCGTGGTCATCGCAGCGGAACCGGTGCAGCGCCGGGTGCTCAAGGTGCTGGCGGTCAGCCAGGTGCTCGGGTCCTCCGGGGTCGCCACCGGCCTGGCGCTGAGCGCGCTCGTCGCCGTGTCGCTCTCGGGCGTGGAGGCGGTGGGCGGGTTCGCGCAGACCTGCGCGGTCGTGGGAGCGGCGGTGTCCGCGCTGCCCGCGGCCCGGCTGGCCCAGCGCGCGGGGCGGCGACCGGTGCTGGTGCTCTGCTACGGCGTGGGCGCGGTGGGCGCGCTGCTCGCCGCCGTCGCCGTGGTGCTGGGGTCCTGGCGGTTGCTGCTGCCGTCGCTGGTGCTGTTCGGGGCCGCGGGCAGCGCGAACCTGGCCGCCCGGTACGCGGGCGCCGACCTGGCCGCGCCGCACGAGCGCGCCCGGTCGCTGGCGCTGGTGGTGTGGGCGGCGACGGTCGGCGCGGTGGCCGGGCCGAACCTGGCCGCGCCCGCCGGGCGGGTCGTCGCCGGGCTCGGGCTGCCCGAGGGGAGCGGGGCCTACCTGACGTCGGCGGTGCTGTTCGGGGCCGCCGCGCTGGTCGTGCTGCGGTTCCTGCGGCCGGACCCGCTGGTGCTGGCGCGGGGGAGCGCCGCCGAACCGGTCGAGACCGGGCCGCGCGGTCGGGTGTGGCGGTCGCTGCCCGCCTCGGGACGGCTGGCGGTGGTCGGGATCGCGGTCAGCCACGGGGTGATGGTCGGGCTGATGGCGATGGCCCCGGTCCACGTCGGGCACGCGGGCGGGTCGTTGTCGCTGGTCGGGGTGCTGGTGAGCCTGCACGTCGCGGCGATGTACGGGCTGAGCCCGCTGGTGGGCCGGTTGGTCGACCGGTGGGGCGGCGGGGCGGTGCAGGCGCTCGGGGCGGCGCTGCTGGTGGCCGCCGCCGCGCTCGTGGGCAGCGCGGCGGGGGACGACCCGGTGCGGTTGGGGGTCGGGCTGGTGCTGCTCGGGCTCGGCTGGTCGGCCGGGGTGATCGCGGGGTCCGCGCTGCTCACGCAGGTCGTGGCGGGGGCGCGGCGGACGGCCGCGCAGGGGTTGTCCGACCTGTGCATGAACTGCGCGGGCGCGCTGGGCGGGGTGCTGGCCGGGCTGGTGGTGACCGCCTGGTCCTACGCCGCGCTGGGGCTGCTGGCCGGGTTCGTGGTGCTCCCGATGCTGGTGGTGGCGGTGCTGCGGGTGCGGTGAGGGGCCAGGTTCAGCGCTTGCGGTTCATCCAGAGGTGCCTGGCGCCGACGACGATCGCGGCCAGCAGGCCCGCGATCACGGCGATCGTGCCGATCGGGGAGGACAGGCCGGTCGGGTCGCTCTGGAGGAGGATCACGCCGTCCAGGTTAACCGCCGCCCGCGCTCGCGGCGGGGGTCGCGCCGCCGACCGACGACCGCTACCGCCCTCCCGATCCAGTGATTCCAAGCGCCCTCGCCAGGGTGACGTGGGCCTCGGCTGCGGTGTCCGGGCCGGGGCCGCTGCGCGCTAGCCTGGCAGCGATGCGCAACACGGTGTTCCGGAAGCTGATGGCGGACGAGTTCGGGCAGGTCAGGTCGGAGGTGCTGGCCAGCGAGCACGTGCTGTCCGCGCTCGGCGGGCGCACCCCCGACCAGGCGCTGGACGTGGGGCTGCCCGCGAAGGAGATCTGGCTGGCGGTGTGCGACGCGTTCGACGTCCCGGAGCACCGTCGCTGACCACCGGGCGTGGCGACGACGCGGTCGAACACCTGTTCGGCTACACTCGCCAACCACAACCGGGTGATCCCAAACCCGCAGGTCACCGGGCCGCCGTCGGAAATTGTCGTACCCCGCCCGTACCGTCGGCCCCGACAACGACGAGCGACCCAAGACAAACCGAGGTGGACTCCAGATGGCACCCCAGGCACCCGACCGGGACAAGGCACTCGAGCTGGCCCTGGCCCAGATCGACAAGCAGTTCGGCAAGGGCTCGGTCATGCGGCTGGGCGAGGACGGCCGCGCGCCGATCGAGGTGATCCCGACGGGCGCGATCGCGCTCGACGTGGCGCTCGGCATCGGCGGCCTGCCCCGCGGCCGGGTGGTCGAGATCTACGGTCCGGAATCCTCCGGTAAGACCACCGTGGCGCTGCACGCGGTCGCCAACGCCCAGCGCAACGGCGGCATCGCGGCGTTCATCGACGCCGAGCACGCGCTCGACCCCGACTACGCGCGCAAGCTGGGCGTCGACACCGACGCGCTGCTGGTGTCCCAGCCCGACACCGGTGAGCAGGCGCTGGAGATCGCGGACATGCTGGTGCGCTCCGGCGCGCTGGACATCCTGGT encodes:
- a CDS encoding DUF3046 domain-containing protein is translated as MRNTVFRKLMADEFGQVRSEVLASEHVLSALGGRTPDQALDVGLPAKEIWLAVCDAFDVPEHRR
- a CDS encoding MFS transporter, producing the protein MVIAAEPVQRRVLKVLAVSQVLGSSGVATGLALSALVAVSLSGVEAVGGFAQTCAVVGAAVSALPAARLAQRAGRRPVLVLCYGVGAVGALLAAVAVVLGSWRLLLPSLVLFGAAGSANLAARYAGADLAAPHERARSLALVVWAATVGAVAGPNLAAPAGRVVAGLGLPEGSGAYLTSAVLFGAAALVVLRFLRPDPLVLARGSAAEPVETGPRGRVWRSLPASGRLAVVGIAVSHGVMVGLMAMAPVHVGHAGGSLSLVGVLVSLHVAAMYGLSPLVGRLVDRWGGGAVQALGAALLVAAAALVGSAAGDDPVRLGVGLVLLGLGWSAGVIAGSALLTQVVAGARRTAAQGLSDLCMNCAGALGGVLAGLVVTAWSYAALGLLAGFVVLPMLVVAVLRVR
- a CDS encoding Hsp70 family protein; its protein translation is MRVLSVDLGTSNTVAVLAAHGRPPRVVEVDGSATMPSAIYCEEGGSLVVGRDAERRARLDPSRFEPNPKRRVDEGALLLGDDVVPVTDALAAVLRRVLEETNRQLGGESIDEIRLTHPAEWGATRRNVLLSSARLAGADCEVLLFPEPVAAASHYASLSVGQALAVYDLGAGTFDVAIVGATRDGFTVLASDGLPDLGGLDVDQALLEHVGRQVAHRDPARWQRLLRPESTGDRRARRALQEDVRAAKESLSRHPHTEVPMPEPFEDVLVTRADLEALVRPSMLRSVELLAATIGSTGMTPAQLAGIYLVGGSSRIPLVANMISEKVGVVPTSLDQPETAVALGAHHVPRDGVAARPDPQPAPTGDSPSATTAFLPPMAHQGTPAQGITAQGITAQGTAQTPASSGPHQVNPLVSGAHQVGPSTGGHPVNPAASGPYAVNPAVSGQHPNPAVTAPYGPQQFNFPTLAPHRPEQRRAGNRNKVLLSVGGALAAVLLVVGGVVAFSGPGVPTAEECKSDTAKDDKGFTTCLRQLAGSVADTAECKAGGTAGVSGAITVKGSVVSCAFADDYSVQYVLTETITGAERDASTVVASLKSDVVKARWGGNGLEGTYQASADGGLGLLTFVAEGRPLLGIITKSGSSDLTADALADFFEKNVQPGA
- a CDS encoding ATP-dependent helicase — translated: MDVTTAFSPATRQWFAGAFAAPTAAQAGAWQAAAAGENALVIAPTGSGKTLAAFLWALDRLAQEPPPDEPRERCRVLYVSPLKALAVDVERNLRAPLAGIRQASRRLGLPEPAIEVGMRTGDTPADVRRAFARKPPDVLVTTPESLFLVLTSAARESLRGVRTVILDEVHAVAGTKRGAHLALSLERLDGLLERPAQRIGLSATVRPVEEVSAFLAGGRPVRVVQPESAKTIEVRVEVPVEDMSALGEPTGEVSGSAAGGERRTSIWPSVEQRVLELVREHRSTIVFANSRRLAERLTARLNELAAEAAESGEPGAGGFDEGAGTGGSGSAVARFPAAAVGQSGVTVQEGPVIARAHHGSMSREQRTSVEEELKSGRLPCVVATSSLELGIDMGAVDLVVQVEAPPTVASGLQRVGRAGHQVGAVSRGVVFPKFRGDLVSCAVVAERMRDGAIEAVRYPRNPLDVLAQHVVAMVALEPWSVEDLARVVRGAAPFAGLPESALLAVLDMLAGRYPSEEFGELRPRITWDRVTGELRGRPGAQRLAVTSGGTIPDRGLFAVMTPASESKPGSRVGELDEEMVYESRVGDTFLLGTSSWRVEDITHDRVVVVPAPGQPARMPFWKGDAPGRPLELGRALGRFLREVSALPEPEAVGRAAAAGLDEWATANLLTYLKEQREATGHVPSDRAVLVERFRDELGDWRLVVHSPFGAQVNAPWALAIGARLRERRGVDAQVAHSDDGIVVRLPDAVDAEGGQAVAGAEDVLLDPDEVEQVVVAEVGGSALFAARFRECAARSLLLPRRDPRRRTPLWQQRQRAAQLLSVASKYESFPVVLEAMRECLQDVYDVPGLRELMADVRARRVRVVEVETPSPSPFARSLLFGYVGMFLYEADTPLAERRAAALSLDSALLAELLGSEAIRELLDPEVLEEVERALQRLAPDRHARDAEGAADLLRFLGDLSEEEAAERGVRPEWLTELVAARRAIRVRIAGHERVITIEDAGRVRDALGVALPVGVPEVFTEPVADPLGDLLGRYARTHGPFPAGQAAERFGLGVAVVTGVLERMAATGRLVRGELRPGGTHTEYCDAEVLRRLRRSSLARLRSEVEPVEPAALGRFLPGWHGVGRRVRGAPTADDVYAVVEQLAGAPLPASAVESLLLPARLPGYHPALLDELTAVGEVTWTGCGALAGGDGWVALAPTDVADLLLPDLVPESAPESPLHTAVVEALAGGALFFRQVVDRVALQGPTTDQEVVGALWDLVWAGLVTNDTLAPLRALVSGGGAHKPKRATPRGRYTRMRATRPDMPSRTGPPTVAGRWSLAVVPSPDPTRRAHARAEAFLERHGVLTRGALDTERVTGGFSAVYRVLRAMEESGQVVRGYVVEGLGAAQFAARGAVDRLRALSAPPGRTGSEWAGPEPNWSVESARSADSVGSAGSAGPADSAGFGGPTGFGGSVGFDGSAGWGGQARSAGSAVSGPTAVVLAAADPAQPYGAALSWPEQVGGGKHRPGRKAGALAVLVDGEAVLYVERGGKSLLSFTEEDEPLRAAAQGLSRAVRDGWLGQLSVQRADGEVALGSKLAGVLQEAGFRATPKGLRLRA